The window TTGCCTACAATATCCCCATCGTCCACATCAATGACAAAGTCACGCAAGTCGTGTTGTTCCGTAatctcctcatcgtcatcgaggTACACGTCTAGAACGATGCGTTTTACCTTCTCTGCCCCAGCCATCAAACTACGAGCCCCCAACTTGACGTGGTAGTGAGATTTTGCAAGTGTAGAGCATACAGTACCATCTCTTCTAATCAGCAGCCTAATGTTGCCGATAAGTCTCTCTGATGGGCCCTTGATTAGGCATATTGGGAGGCGCAGATCCTGAGCCAATCCTAACAAGCATTTATGAGTGATGACAGCTTGTTCACCAACTGTAAAAGGCAGCAAGGGAATGAAGTCTGAGATACGGCCAGTAACAGGTGCCTATATGCCTAAGTTAGCAATGTGTAGCGCATATTTAGAAGATGTAAGCAGAGGGAGCTTACACCAAATTGCTGTAGAAAGCTCTCTCGTAGCTGCTGTGAGAGTTTTCTGACTAGTCGAGTTTTCTCGTCTCCGATATTGCCGGTTATGAGATTATTCTCTTCGCAAAAGTCCAAAATAGAATTATCTAGTGCATTTGTTGCCAGTATCCATATCGTGTTTGAGCAATTAATCTTGTCACCATTACGCCTATCTTGATACTCGCCTTTTTAACATGGTTAGTTTCTTGACAACTAAAGCCAAATTCTTCTAAGCAATGGAAATTGTTACCATACCATTATCAAATGGGAGCAGTAGAGATGAATGAATTTCCGGAGTTGTCTTTTCAAATTCGTCTAGGAAGATAATGCATCTCCTCCCAGAATGTCCGACGAGAAAGTTGTTCACTGCTGAGCCCTTTTCATACCCAATATAAGGCCTCCTGGGACCAAACAATTCCATTTCATGGCTGAACGTGGTACAATCAACTACTTCCAGGTCCAAGGAGAGTAGATGGCCCAGTTGTCTTGCTAGCTCAGTCTTTCCATGACCACTCGGCCCAGCAAAGCACAAAACGAGAGGGTTTTTAGCCGGCAACATCAAATGAATGAGCAATTTTTGAATGAGCAGCTCTGTGGCGACAGATTGCCCAATAAGGAAATATGGAATGCCTAGAAGTCCCTGGCAATTTCTGAGTCTGGCAATTTGTCGCCTCTTAGTTGAGGGTGGTTTCAACTGGGTAGACTTTTCCAAGAAATATCGATGAGTGAGATTAATATTCTTGGAAAGCCTGGCTTTTGTCGTCGGGGAGCACCACGCTGCCTCTCCAGTCACCTCAGCATCTTTCTGGTCTTTCTGCCCCAAGTTCGTTGCATGATCCTTTAGATACGGCGTAAATAAATCCTTGGGAATAACGCAGGGTGAAGCTCCTTTGCTGAGGAGGACGCAAACCATGTTTGCAGTGTCAATTTGCAGTGTTTCACTGCACATGATTGCAAATGCCAACAAAGGGACGTGCGATGATTCATGTACAGCATTAGGACTCGCTTTAAGCTCGATGAGGAGCCGCGTAATATTCTCGTCATTGGATGCAACGGCATAAAACATGAGAGGAAAACCTTCAATTGTGGAGTTGATGTCTTGTTCCGTGACTGCTGGATTACAAAGATTGAGATAGCTTCGGATATGAGAAGCTGTAACGCCATGTTGAATGGCTGATGCAAGACTATACGAGTCGAAATAGTCTATCCCTTCAAGAGACATATCCAGCAGGCTTGGCAAAACAAAGTCCCATTCTCTGTCAGAGCCATTGCCATGCGCATCTTTGGTGGAGACTTGACTATCGTTATGGGACTCAGCGTTGGGAAGTATTTGGTTTGATAAGGGAGTATTTGTTTGAGAGGTTGATAAACTCCTAACTGAGAGGCTGCCGCGCCCATAGTCAAGGGAAGGGGTTAAATCTTGCGTGTATACCTGGAAAAGATCATTATGTCTCTTGGCCGCCTCGACATCATTATCGCAAATCTGAAGCGAATCATTAGTAAAAATAGAATTCAGGGATTTTGAGTGTATAAATCACGCTGAGTAAATCGATAGCTCTCTCTCTGGTGCAGCCGCATTCTTTCATCAAAATCTCAACGGGGTTGCCATCATCCGTATCTGAATTGATTTCCGTCCAATAGACCGATTGAGTATCTGACATTTTGATATTATTACTGTAAGTTTAGTGCGATGCTACTGctggaaaatgaaaataccTTTAAGTCTTTAACACAAGGATTATAAGGAACTTCAAAGTTATCTACGTGTCTGCACCACAGATGATTTGTAGGCCTCCCAGCAACCATGTCTTAATAATTCTTGCGTAAAGAATGAAAGCCTAGTCTTCTATTTACTGTCACCTGCATGCATTATTAGGTAGGGTTTCCGTCGCCACAAGCATGTACACGTATCTTCCCCACTTTCTGCAGCTTTGCGACGAGGCTGTGGGAGGCCTTCAATGCAGCCGTCTATCTGAAGCCAATCACAAATCATACACGAAGGTCCATGTGGTGTCGCATCCGTAATTCAATGCGCCCAACCAACTCATTTTAAATTGCAGGGACTCTGCAGAAGACAAATGTTTTGTATTGGATAACTTCTCATCTGCTGCCATAGTCGCAGGTAATAGCTGCACCCATCCTATCGCTTACTACCTATTCACCTGTATGTATGACACCATTTCATGTCACTTCATGCCGGTGGCCTTCAAGAGCGTCTGCAATTAGGCTTTAACCCCAAACTCGAAATCAGTGCTGCCTGTTCCTCGAGTGCCTTCTCGGTGGCCTGCAGCGAGACCTGAAGTTCCTTGTTGATGGCCTGTAGTTCCTGACATTGCCTCGATACTCGTTCTCCGTTGGTTTTGTGAAATTCCAATAACCGCCCAAGTTTGCTTATTTCTTCATCGGGGGCTGGCTTCAACACTTTGATTGGTTCAAGTTGCCGTGCCTTCGTTTCCGTCGTGTTGCTTGTTGGGCCATGCTCGTTGGTTTTATCTAAGAGCTGCGTGTAGGCTTTATCTAGGATCCGCGATATCTGTTCCCCCATGCGTGCAATCTCGGCGTCCTtctctattacttttcttttttcttcctcgagGAGCGTCCGAGTAGCTAGTAAATCTTGTACTAGCCGGTCGACACCGTGCAGGCTGACATCTCTGGGCTTCTGAACCCCCACCGTTTCGTAGTGAGAAAGAGGAATATTGGTTTCGTCT is drawn from Trichoderma asperellum chromosome 4, complete sequence and contains these coding sequences:
- a CDS encoding uncharacterized protein (EggNog:ENOG41), which codes for MSMLDSSPRSSSPTAGSTMTDMVPRRTWPDMPDLHRTPSVLYAETVAKTPAYAEDETNIPLSHYETVGVQKPRDVSLHGVDRLVQDLLATRTLLEEEKRKVIEKDAEIARMGEQISRILDKAYTQLLDKTNEHGPTSNTTETKARQLEPIKVLKPAPDEEISKLGRLLEFHKTNGERVSRQCQELQAINKELQVSLQATEKALEEQAALISSLGLKPNCRRS